CTGTCGTCCGGAACGCAGAGACTGAAAGGCCACATGGCGGTATGGGCACGTGGAGCGAGTGTATAATATAGGTCAGCATTGTGCAGTGTTGCAGCTCTGGCCCGGTCACTCTGggtttgtctctttctgtcccatCTGTTGGTGACAGGCCAGCTACAGCGCTCCCTCAGTGTCAGTCCTCTCTTCCTGTTGCCCTGCTTTTTAAAGAGCAACTCAAAGCTGacaaaatacagtttgtgaCGTGATTGGGAGGAGACATGTTTGCCCAAATCGAACCGAGAGAAGCTTTCAAAGAGTCGGAGCACAACAGCAGCCTATCgttgtttaattttacagaaGTTTCTCTTCTTGCTTCAGCACGTCGGATACGTCCAGTGGTCGCTAGGCTCAGGACATTTTTCCCTCTCAGCCTGAGGATTTGTTTGCTCCAAAGCTTCTTAAAAAGGCTCATCCAGCTGACCGGCCCCGAGTCAGACCGGCCTGCCAAGCCAGACTGACTCCAGGAATAGGCCTTGTTGTGGGTCCACATTTAGTATTTGAACTGTTaaaagcagaggtgtcaaagtcattttagttAGGAGCCACATTCAActcaatttgatctccagtgagcagtaaaatcacagcataataacctgtaaataacaagaagtccaaatgtttcctttgttttagtgcaaaaaaagtacattctgaaaaaaatcacatttaaggaattatctttttacaaaacattatgaacaacctgaaattttggaagaaaaataagttctattttaacaattttatgCCTCGGTTTATTATTTACAACTtgcagatcagagtgtctacagaggcacaaaacatttactcacaggtatctggaactgagcaatatagtattttactttaaaaagacaaaaaaacaagacaaaatattacaaaaatgggaCCCAAACAAtgaaagcgagaaacaaaacaacaaaaaatgagacagacgacatgaaacaaagcaaaaaaagtgaccaaaaatttgactaaaaagtgacaaaaatgtgaaacagtgcgacaaaaatgacatacaaAGCAATggataaagcaaaacacaaaatgataaaaatgatacaaaaacacaagcgagacaaaaaggaaacaatgacaaaaacgtgagaaaAACGATAAAAGtcggacaaaaaacaacaaaaacaagacaaaatattacataaatgagacacaaaatgacaaaaaccaacgagcaatctagtattttactttatgatcaaaactacTTGTCAAAGTCTAGagattatatttaatttatggttttataaattgcagttaatgtcgtCTTTGTAATTTTTACGCTTTGAGGGCCAGATTGCACCCCCTGGAGGGTCGATTTTGGCCTGCGAGCCGCATGTTGACACCCTTGATTTACAGCTTTCCcctatttttaattttgtaataATATTCATGCACCcgcttattttaaaaatgattaacaAACTCATTATTTGCATGCATGACATAAGATAATCTGTCCCAAAGTACACGGAGGTCGTTGTTTAAACGAATCCAAATGATGCCAGATATCCTGCATCAGCTGACCCTCTGCATGTTTCCAGCGGTTCTCTGTGTGCGACTCCGTTGTTTGCATTGAATGAGACAGCAGTAAGCGCTAACTGGAGGCCTCACACTGAGTCatacactgcagcagcagcagcgaggcTTCACAGAGATTTCTGCTGAGAACGAACTGTGTCCAAAAaagacaccttttttttttcacacttcTACTTTTGGGCGTAGCGGTTGACTTTTGTGTTGCCACAATACTCCTGGCTACAGTTGAGTACTCGTAAATGAATAATCCGTGTTTCATCTAAAAATACTAGCAGCCGTTCggtttctctgctctgttttcGGCTCACACAGATTGATTTTAGGGAATGCTGTGGTGTAAGCGGAGCTGCTTTTCCGAGCATTGCAGGACAAATCTACAGGAAgctaaaagacacacacacacacacacacagagaaggaAGGGTTTTAAAATGCTTGGAGAGATTATGGTGTTGTCGCTGTGTAGCATCTTCATTTAGACCCCACAGAAACTGATGTGGAAATTATACAGTGATGTTGGCCGGAAATCGTCCTTTCCTGAAAAGATGGATGGAGAACAAAGAAGGACGTAGAAAATTACAGCACATGAAGCGTGTGATTACAGGATCTGAGCGGATTTTCCTGCATTTGATTGAGCCAAACGGTTGCAGGATTAAAATTATGCATGTAATAAGCTGCACTGTATTTTAGAATGGCTCATCCTGGCTTTCGAGATGTTTCTACGCCTCCTGTATTTCACTctgtattaattattttttcattccttAATGCATGAACTGCTGTTAAATCGTTGTTTTTCTCCTTTCGACAGGCAAAGGAGATCCTCACAAAGGAGTCAAATGTCCAGGAGGTGAGATGTCCGGTGACGGTGTGTGGTGACGTGCACGGCCAGTTTCATGACCTCATGGAGCTGTTCAAGATCGGAGGGAAATCTCCAGACACAAACTACTTGTTCATGGGAGACTACGTGGACAGAGGGTACTACTCCGTAGAAACCGTCACTTTACTAGTAGCACTTAAGGTAAGCGATAGTTTTTATAAACTCTCTGCATTTGacttgcaaaaatgcaaaagttaACTTACGGATCCGTTCGTGTTTCAGGTACGCTTCCGGGAGCGCATCACAATCCTCAGAGGAAACCACGAGAGCAGACAGATCACACAAGTGTACGGCTTCTATGACGAGTGCCTAAGGAAATACGGGAACGCCAACGTTTGGAAGTACTTCACAGACCTGTTCGATTACCTCCCCCTCACTGCCTTGGTAGACTCTCAGGTGGGCATTTCTGAGACGGCAGTATGAAACATTATGTTCTAAGAGAATTAGCTGCTTTGTGGAATGAGTCATATCCATTTGATTAGTCAAAGAATAATGGTTAGGtgataaaaatgtttcagaagCTGATCATCACAGGtacatttccttctctttcctgCAGATTTTCTGCCTTCATGGAGGCCTGTCACCATCCATAGATACGTTGGATCACATTAGGGCTCTGGACCGTTTACAGGAAGTGCCGCATGAGGTACAAATGGCTTTTAAATGCGTCTGTGATTTTCATTATGAGCAGCCAGGTGGACAGAAATGTGCAattaaatactgaaaatgacagaaaatggaaaGATTTTTGAAATAACTACCTGATAGTTAGAGATGATGTTCAGTACATTTGCAGTTCAGACGTGATGATTGCTGTAATAAATAGCAGGCTTGTGTTGGTGCTGCCTTGCTAACCTGCTCGTCCTCGTCCTCTGCAGGGTCCCATGTGTGACCTGCTGTGGTCAGACCCTGATGACCGCGGTGGCTGGGGCATCTCTCCTCGAGGAGCCGGCTACACGTTTGGTCAGGACATCTCTGAGACTTTCAACCACGCCAACCGCCTCACACTGGTGTCCCGTGCCCACCAGCTGGTTATGgaggtttgtttttatatacagTTCATATAGCGTGCATGCATATTCTATACCTGCTGCTGAGGGTCATTTAGTGGATGAAAGAAGAATAGGTTTGCATCAACTGGCCacagctgcagaatgatccAGCAGTCTGCAGTTTCACAGAGTTAATGTGAAACTAAATACAGCAAAGAAGCTCCTAATGACTGCTGGTTAAGTGACAAAGTGGCTATTACAGAACATGGACTCTCCAGACTCTCCAGTAACTAAATTAGTGGTGAGAAAAGTGCAGTTGAAACCATCACTGCTACAGAAGACTCCTCAACT
This genomic stretch from Acanthochromis polyacanthus isolate Apoly-LR-REF ecotype Palm Island chromosome 17, KAUST_Apoly_ChrSc, whole genome shotgun sequence harbors:
- the ppp2cab gene encoding serine/threonine-protein phosphatase 2A catalytic subunit alpha isoform — translated: MDEKAFTKELDQWIEQLNECKQLSEGQVKTLCEKAKEILTKESNVQEVRCPVTVCGDVHGQFHDLMELFKIGGKSPDTNYLFMGDYVDRGYYSVETVTLLVALKVRFRERITILRGNHESRQITQVYGFYDECLRKYGNANVWKYFTDLFDYLPLTALVDSQIFCLHGGLSPSIDTLDHIRALDRLQEVPHEGPMCDLLWSDPDDRGGWGISPRGAGYTFGQDISETFNHANRLTLVSRAHQLVMEGYNWCHERNVVTIFSAPNYCYRCGNQAAIMELDDTLKYSFLQFDPAPRRGEPHVTRRTPDYFL